The proteins below come from a single Carnobacterium divergens DSM 20623 genomic window:
- a CDS encoding PTS sugar transporter subunit IIB: MGIDIRLVRIDDRLIHGQVAIVWAKRLDIQRIIVVSDAVTKDNIRKILLQQAAPPGIKVNVITVAKMIEVYSNPLFDGVKVILLFTNPVEVSKVVKSGIHFPAVNIGAMGYTTGKKMVANTIAVDDADLEAFHYLNAQGTELEIRKVITDSKQNLMDVLKKAKV, encoded by the coding sequence TTGGGAATCGATATCCGGTTAGTAAGAATCGACGATCGACTCATCCACGGGCAAGTTGCAATCGTCTGGGCTAAACGACTCGACATTCAGCGAATTATCGTTGTCAGTGACGCTGTGACGAAAGACAATATCCGAAAAATCTTACTTCAACAAGCGGCTCCACCAGGCATCAAAGTAAACGTGATTACCGTTGCCAAGATGATTGAAGTCTACTCGAATCCATTATTTGATGGTGTGAAAGTTATTCTATTATTTACGAATCCAGTTGAAGTTTCAAAAGTAGTCAAGTCAGGTATTCATTTTCCAGCTGTAAACATTGGTGCGATGGGTTATACCACCGGAAAAAAAATGGTTGCCAACACAATTGCTGTTGATGATGCGGATTTAGAAGCTTTTCATTATTTAAATGCCCAAGGAACCGAGTTGGAAATTCGAAAAGTCATTACTGATAGTAAACAAAATCTGATGGATGTATTAAAAAAAGCGAAGGTTTAA
- a CDS encoding CatB-related O-acetyltransferase, with the protein MKQFNNWSETKLLKDIVTNPLIEVGNGSYYSGYYANQDFEDGCVRYLWGDKKTKNLFNPIEEFGWTLDKLIIGNYVCIAAGVTILMGGNHNHHPDWITVYPFENQVMDSYAPKGNTIIKSDAWIGMNAMIMPGVTIGEGAIIAAGSIVTKDIPPYTIVGGNPARIIKERFSEKEVQQLLEIRWFDWTSEQIKKAEPLLMSASIEELYLYYQEVLLKDTLL; encoded by the coding sequence ATGAAACAATTTAACAACTGGTCAGAAACCAAACTTTTGAAGGATATCGTAACGAATCCCCTGATTGAAGTCGGAAATGGTTCTTATTATTCTGGCTATTACGCCAATCAAGATTTTGAGGATGGCTGTGTTCGTTATCTTTGGGGCGATAAAAAAACAAAAAATTTATTTAATCCAATTGAAGAATTTGGTTGGACGCTGGATAAGCTTATCATTGGAAATTATGTCTGTATTGCTGCTGGTGTCACCATTTTAATGGGAGGAAATCACAATCATCATCCTGATTGGATTACCGTCTACCCATTTGAAAATCAGGTTATGGATTCTTACGCACCTAAAGGCAATACCATTATAAAAAGTGATGCTTGGATTGGGATGAATGCTATGATTATGCCTGGAGTAACTATTGGGGAAGGCGCTATTATCGCTGCTGGATCAATTGTTACGAAGGATATTCCTCCTTACACTATTGTAGGTGGGAATCCTGCACGCATTATTAAAGAAAGATTTTCTGAAAAGGAAGTCCAACAGTTATTAGAAATTAGATGGTTTGATTGGACATCTGAACAAATAAAAAAAGCAGAACCTCTTTTGATGAGTGCCTCTATTGAAGAACTTTATCTGTATTACCAAGAAGTGCTCTTAAAAGATACTCTTCTTTAA